A single Pseudomonas sp. MM223 DNA region contains:
- the hcaD gene encoding 3-phenylpropionate/cinnamic acid dioxygenase ferredoxin--NAD(+) reductase component (*Name hcaD) translates to MTQHAVARLAQLDEHRPLRVQAGNEELILIRQGNQVHAYQGNCPHAGAPLDEGVVCGGLLVCPWHKAAFAVDDGVVCEPPALADLRRYKAWVKDDEVWVDDQPLPIIDPPRHSDARCFVVVGAGAAGSAAVATLLAHGFAGRLVWIDQERQPAYDRTALSKFVIAGQMAPDEVPALLEADALRKGHLERKHGKVRSLNTQKRQLNLTDGQQIDYDACLLASGGKALRPDIPGAHLPGVFTLRSREDAAQLLDAAEPGQPAVIVGDGFIGLEAASALSKYGNQVHVVTRHEVPLARLLGERIGRSIRELHERKGVTFHGPTEVQRFEGHDKVEAVLLANGERLQTPLVVLGIGVKPATAFLQGVQLTEDQSLRVDAELRAADGLWAAGDIATFPLLGHPVRIEHWRLAQQHGVIAAANMLGEQRRYADVPFFWTYQHGRTYEVLGHAQEWDRIEFVGEPEKGDFIALQCVGERVEAVIAKGYSDAMATLSQRLKRPLSLQEAIALIG, encoded by the coding sequence ATGACCCAGCACGCCGTGGCCCGCCTGGCCCAACTCGACGAACACCGCCCCTTGCGTGTCCAGGCCGGCAATGAAGAGCTCATCCTCATTCGCCAGGGAAATCAGGTACATGCCTACCAGGGCAACTGCCCCCACGCCGGTGCCCCGCTCGATGAAGGCGTGGTCTGCGGTGGCCTGCTGGTCTGCCCCTGGCACAAGGCTGCATTCGCCGTTGATGACGGGGTGGTCTGCGAACCCCCTGCGCTGGCTGACCTGCGCCGCTACAAGGCCTGGGTGAAGGACGATGAAGTCTGGGTCGACGACCAGCCACTGCCAATCATCGACCCACCCAGGCACAGCGATGCCCGCTGTTTCGTGGTGGTCGGCGCCGGTGCCGCCGGCAGCGCTGCGGTTGCCACCCTGCTGGCCCATGGCTTCGCTGGCCGGTTGGTGTGGATCGACCAGGAACGCCAGCCGGCCTACGATCGTACCGCGTTGAGCAAATTCGTGATTGCCGGGCAGATGGCGCCCGATGAAGTTCCGGCGTTGCTCGAAGCCGACGCCCTGCGCAAGGGCCACCTGGAGCGCAAGCACGGCAAGGTTCGTAGCTTGAACACCCAAAAACGCCAACTTAACCTCACCGATGGCCAGCAAATCGATTACGACGCCTGCCTGCTGGCCAGCGGCGGCAAAGCACTACGCCCAGACATCCCCGGCGCCCATTTGCCCGGCGTGTTCACCTTGCGCTCGCGGGAAGATGCAGCACAGTTGCTCGACGCAGCCGAGCCCGGCCAGCCGGCGGTGATTGTGGGTGACGGCTTCATCGGCCTGGAGGCAGCCTCGGCGCTGAGCAAGTACGGCAATCAGGTGCACGTGGTGACCCGCCATGAAGTCCCGCTTGCCAGGCTGCTGGGTGAGCGCATAGGGCGCAGCATTCGCGAACTGCATGAGCGCAAAGGGGTCACCTTCCATGGCCCTACGGAAGTCCAGCGCTTCGAAGGCCACGACAAAGTCGAAGCGGTGCTGCTGGCCAACGGGGAACGCCTGCAGACGCCACTGGTAGTGCTTGGCATCGGGGTAAAACCGGCCACTGCCTTCCTCCAGGGCGTGCAGTTGACCGAGGACCAGTCGCTGCGGGTCGATGCTGAGCTGCGTGCCGCTGACGGTTTGTGGGCAGCAGGCGACATTGCCACCTTCCCGCTCTTGGGGCACCCAGTACGTATCGAGCACTGGCGCCTGGCCCAGCAACACGGGGTGATTGCCGCCGCCAACATGCTTGGCGAGCAACGCCGCTACGCCGACGTGCCATTTTTCTGGACCTATCAGCACGGCCGTACGTATGAAGTGCTAGGCCATGCGCAGGAGTGGGACCGGATCGAGTTCGTCGGTGAGCCGGAAAAAGGCGATTTCATTGCGCTTCAGTGTGTGGGCGAGCGGGTGGAGGCCGTTATCGCCAAGGGTTATTCCGATGCCATGGCCACCCTATCGCAGCGCCTGAAGCGCCCATTGAGCCTGCAGGAGGCGATCGCGCTGATTGGCTGA
- the yajO_2 gene encoding 1-deoxyxylulose-5-phosphate synthase YajO (*Name yajO_2): MIYRPLGHSGLQVSALTLGSMMFGEQTSTEDALRIIDKAWDQGINFIDTADVYNVGRSEEIVGEAVARHRQDWIVASKVGFGPADGLPNRSGLSRKHIFNALEATLTRMGMDYLDIYYLHREDHKVPLEETVQAIGDLLRQGKIRYWGVSNFRGWRIAEVCHIAERVGVPKPVVSQPLYNIVNRQAEPEQLTAAAAHGLGVVPFSPLARGVLSGKYAPGAVPDAGSRAGRQDKRILEVEWRQESLAIGRQIQAYVEAKGVGIVEFAIAWVLNNQCVSSAIVGPRTEEQWDTYGGALAVKITAEDEAFIDSLVSPGHASTPGFNDVAHYVSGRLARS, encoded by the coding sequence ATGATCTACCGCCCCCTCGGCCACAGTGGCCTGCAGGTTTCCGCCCTAACCCTGGGCAGCATGATGTTCGGCGAGCAGACCAGCACCGAGGACGCCCTGCGCATCATCGACAAGGCCTGGGACCAGGGCATCAACTTCATCGACACCGCTGACGTTTACAACGTCGGGCGCTCGGAAGAAATCGTCGGGGAAGCAGTGGCGCGTCATCGTCAGGACTGGATCGTCGCCAGCAAGGTCGGTTTCGGCCCGGCCGACGGCCTGCCAAACCGCAGCGGGCTGTCGCGCAAGCACATCTTCAACGCCCTGGAAGCCACGCTGACGCGCATGGGCATGGACTACCTGGATATCTACTACCTGCACCGCGAAGACCACAAGGTGCCGCTGGAAGAGACCGTGCAGGCCATTGGCGACCTGCTGCGCCAAGGCAAGATCCGTTACTGGGGCGTGTCCAATTTCCGTGGCTGGCGTATTGCCGAGGTGTGCCACATTGCCGAACGCGTCGGCGTGCCCAAGCCGGTTGTCAGCCAGCCGTTGTACAACATCGTCAACCGTCAGGCCGAGCCGGAGCAGCTCACCGCAGCCGCTGCACACGGGCTGGGCGTGGTGCCATTCAGCCCATTGGCCCGGGGTGTGCTCAGCGGCAAGTATGCACCGGGTGCCGTGCCCGATGCCGGCAGCCGCGCGGGGCGCCAGGACAAGCGCATCCTGGAGGTGGAGTGGCGCCAGGAGTCGCTGGCCATCGGCCGGCAGATCCAGGCTTACGTAGAGGCCAAGGGTGTGGGAATTGTCGAGTTCGCCATTGCCTGGGTGCTGAACAACCAATGCGTGAGCTCGGCGATTGTCGGGCCGCGCACCGAGGAACAATGGGATACCTATGGTGGTGCCTTGGCGGTGAAGATCACGGCGGAGGATGAAGCGTTCATCGATTCGCTGGTGTCGCCGGGGCATGCGTCTACGCCGGGGTTCAATGATGTTGCGCATTATGTGAGCGGGCGGTTGGCGCGTAGCTGA
- the nemA_2 gene encoding N-ethylmaleimide reductase (*Name nemA_2): protein MKLFQPLQIGPLTLANRVFMAPLTRLRSLEPGDVPTAMMAEYYRQRASAGLIITEATQISFQAKGYSGSPGIHSTEQIAAWRHINEGIHAEGGHSAVQVWHTGRVSHTSLQPDGAAPVAPSALAAGARTTLRDEHGNLVRVETSAPRALSEDEIAGIVADFGQAAVNARDAGFDFIELHAAHGYLLHQFLTPSANQREDRYGGSVENRARIVLEAVDAAIASWSAERVGIRVFPLGGFNGVDNGEDQEAAGLYLIRELAKRNLAYLHLSEPDWAGGKPLRDEFRQAIRAAYPGVIIAAGAYTAEKGEDLIGRGLIDAVAFGRSYIANPDLVERLRLQAPLNEHRAQFDYANGPEGYTDYPCLQQAS from the coding sequence ATGAAACTCTTCCAACCCTTGCAAATCGGCCCGCTCACCTTGGCTAACCGTGTGTTCATGGCACCCCTCACCCGCCTGCGCAGCCTTGAGCCCGGGGATGTGCCAACCGCCATGATGGCCGAATATTACCGCCAGCGTGCCAGCGCCGGGCTGATCATCACCGAAGCCACACAGATCTCTTTCCAGGCCAAGGGCTATTCCGGCTCGCCCGGCATTCATAGCACCGAGCAGATCGCCGCATGGCGGCACATCAACGAAGGCATTCACGCCGAAGGTGGCCACAGCGCGGTTCAGGTGTGGCACACCGGTCGGGTGTCGCACACCTCGTTGCAACCCGATGGCGCAGCGCCCGTGGCACCCTCGGCGCTGGCGGCCGGCGCACGTACTACCCTGCGTGACGAACACGGCAACCTGGTACGCGTAGAGACCTCCGCGCCGCGCGCACTGAGCGAGGACGAAATCGCAGGCATCGTCGCCGACTTCGGCCAGGCCGCGGTAAACGCCCGCGATGCTGGCTTCGACTTCATCGAACTGCACGCTGCCCACGGCTACTTGTTGCACCAGTTCCTTACCCCAAGCGCCAACCAGCGTGAGGACCGTTACGGCGGCAGCGTCGAAAACAGGGCGCGCATTGTGCTTGAAGCGGTGGACGCAGCCATCGCCAGCTGGAGTGCCGAGCGCGTGGGTATCCGCGTGTTCCCGCTGGGTGGGTTCAATGGCGTGGACAATGGCGAAGACCAGGAAGCCGCAGGCCTTTACCTGATCCGCGAACTGGCAAAGCGCAACCTCGCCTACCTGCACTTGTCCGAACCGGACTGGGCCGGTGGCAAGCCGCTGCGTGACGAGTTCCGCCAGGCAATCCGCGCTGCTTATCCGGGGGTGATCATTGCTGCGGGTGCCTACACCGCCGAGAAAGGCGAAGACTTGATCGGCCGTGGCTTGATCGATGCCGTAGCGTTCGGGCGCAGCTACATCGCCAACCCTGACCTGGTCGAGCGGCTGCGGTTGCAGGCGCCGCTGAACGAGCACCGGGCGCAGTTCGATTATGCCAATGGGCCTGAAGGTTACACGGACTATCCGTGCTTGCAGCAGGCGTCCTAG
- the capB_1 gene encoding Cold shock protein CapB (*Name capB_1), protein MSNRQTGTVKWFNDEKGFGFITPENGGDDLFVHFKAIESDGFKSLKEGQKVSFVAEKGQKGMQAAQVRPE, encoded by the coding sequence ATGTCAAACAGACAAACCGGTACCGTCAAATGGTTCAACGATGAAAAAGGTTTCGGTTTCATCACCCCGGAGAACGGTGGTGACGACCTTTTCGTCCACTTCAAAGCCATTGAATCGGACGGCTTCAAGTCGCTGAAAGAAGGCCAGAAGGTTTCCTTTGTTGCCGAAAAAGGCCAGAAGGGTATGCAGGCGGCGCAGGTCCGTCCGGAGTGA
- the dmlR_14 gene encoding HTH-type transcriptional regulator DmlR (*Name dmlR_14), protein MEPNRFGDIAAFVSAAKAGSFTAAAAGLGLTRSAVGKSIARLEARMAVRLLNRTTRKLSLTDEGLVAYERWRQILDDLDEVESTMAQRRGKPTGTLRLTAPLSFGQRHVLPILDLYLKQWPELRADIRFTDRFVDLVEEGVDVAVRIGAPKEDSQLLTRTVAWQQFVTCASPAYLQGRGVPQVPADLYGHDKIAFLAGEKAMPWRFRTEAGLHLCEDPGRLNIDELGGNAR, encoded by the coding sequence ATGGAACCCAACCGCTTCGGCGACATCGCCGCTTTCGTCAGTGCCGCCAAGGCGGGCAGCTTTACCGCTGCCGCCGCCGGCCTGGGCCTGACACGTTCGGCGGTGGGCAAAAGTATCGCCCGCCTGGAAGCGCGCATGGCTGTGCGCCTGCTCAACCGCACCACACGCAAGTTGAGCCTCACCGACGAGGGCTTGGTGGCCTATGAGCGCTGGCGGCAGATTCTGGATGACCTGGACGAGGTGGAAAGCACCATGGCCCAGCGCCGCGGCAAGCCCACCGGCACCTTGCGCCTGACTGCGCCGCTGTCGTTCGGCCAGCGCCATGTGCTGCCGATACTGGACCTGTACCTCAAACAGTGGCCTGAGCTGCGTGCAGACATCCGCTTCACCGACCGCTTCGTCGACCTGGTCGAGGAGGGCGTGGACGTTGCCGTGCGTATTGGCGCCCCCAAGGAAGACTCGCAACTGTTGACCCGCACCGTCGCCTGGCAACAGTTTGTCACCTGTGCATCGCCCGCATACCTTCAAGGGCGCGGTGTACCCCAAGTGCCTGCAGACCTTTACGGCCATGACAAAATCGCCTTCCTGGCGGGTGAAAAAGCCATGCCGTGGCGCTTCCGTACCGAAGCAGGGCTGCACCTGTGTGAAGACCCCGGGCGGCTGAACATCGACGAGCTCGGAGGCAATGCTCGATAG
- the nicP_9 gene encoding Porin-like protein NicP (*Name nicP_9) has translation MNHTPCVALGLTLLSQPLLAAESGFFEDSKATLSARNYYFSRDFSDIVGANKQSKAEEWAQGFILDFKSGYTPGTVGFGVDALGLLGIKLDSSPDRANTGLLPVHGDGRAADEYSRLAPTFKARVSKTELRIGELQPNLPVLTFSDIRLLPPTYQGTSVSSSEIDGLTVQAGHLKSTHLRNEGGDGKMNAMLGHVPMRQAESDAFNYVGGDYAFNANQSSVSLWYGQLEDIYEQGFVGLKHSKPVGDWVLSANLGYFTAREDGDALLGNIDNQAFFSMFTARQGGHSFHVGYQGIYGDSPFPRVFANISPLGNEVPTYEFAYTDERSYQVRYDYNFAAMGVPGLTATVRYITGNNVDTGLGYEGRDRERDLDIGYAVQSGALKGLGIRVRNAMARSNYRSDIDENRLTLVYTWQLF, from the coding sequence ATGAACCACACCCCTTGCGTCGCCCTGGGCCTGACTTTGCTCAGCCAACCATTGCTGGCCGCCGAGAGCGGTTTCTTCGAGGATTCGAAGGCCACCCTGAGTGCCCGCAACTACTACTTCAGCCGCGATTTCTCCGACATTGTCGGGGCCAACAAGCAGTCCAAGGCCGAGGAGTGGGCCCAGGGGTTTATCCTCGACTTCAAATCCGGCTACACCCCCGGTACGGTGGGCTTTGGCGTGGATGCCCTGGGCCTGTTGGGCATCAAGCTCGACAGCAGCCCTGATCGCGCCAACACCGGCCTGCTGCCGGTGCATGGCGACGGCCGTGCTGCCGACGAGTACAGCCGCCTGGCGCCCACCTTCAAAGCCCGCGTGTCGAAGACCGAGCTGCGTATCGGTGAGCTGCAACCCAACCTGCCGGTGCTGACATTCAGCGACATCCGCCTGCTGCCGCCGACCTACCAGGGCACCAGTGTAAGTTCGTCGGAAATTGACGGGCTGACCGTGCAGGCCGGGCATTTGAAAAGCACCCACCTGCGCAACGAAGGCGGCGACGGCAAGATGAACGCGATGCTTGGCCATGTGCCGATGCGTCAGGCCGAAAGCGATGCCTTCAACTACGTGGGCGGGGACTATGCGTTCAATGCCAACCAAAGCAGCGTCAGCCTGTGGTATGGGCAATTGGAGGATATCTACGAGCAGGGCTTTGTCGGCCTGAAGCACAGCAAACCCGTGGGGGACTGGGTACTTAGCGCCAACCTGGGTTATTTCACTGCGCGCGAGGACGGCGACGCGCTGCTCGGCAACATCGACAACCAGGCGTTCTTCTCGATGTTCACCGCCCGGCAGGGTGGGCACAGCTTCCATGTGGGCTACCAGGGCATCTACGGCGACAGCCCGTTCCCACGGGTATTTGCCAACATCTCGCCGTTGGGCAACGAGGTGCCGACCTATGAGTTTGCCTACACCGACGAGCGCTCGTACCAGGTGCGTTACGACTACAACTTCGCAGCCATGGGGGTGCCGGGGCTGACAGCGACCGTGCGTTACATCACGGGTAACAATGTCGATACCGGGCTGGGTTACGAAGGGCGTGACCGGGAGCGAGACCTGGATATTGGCTATGCGGTGCAGAGTGGGGCGCTGAAGGGGCTAGGGATCAGGGTACGCAATGCCATGGCGCGGTCCAATTACCGCAGCGACATCGACGAAAACCGTTTGACGTTGGTGTACACATGGCAGCTGTTCTAA
- the ydcO_2 gene encoding Inner membrane protein YdcO (*Name ydcO_2): MKTLIKDSSLSAIVAGCIATMISYAGPLVIIFHAAEAAGLSHQQLSSWVWAVSMGSAVLGALLSLRYRVPVVIAWSIPGSALLVTALPQLGLEQAVGAYLVANLVLLLIGISGAFDRIIARLPGSIAAGMQAGILFSFGIEVFRALPVQPLLVLAMFVTYVLMRRVQPRYAVAAVLCVGTLVTVASGAFRSEALVLELASPQWITPQFSLPAVFSLALPMVLVALTGQFMPGMAVLRNAGYPTPASPLISASALAGAALAPFGCHGLNLAAVTASLCTGPEAHENPRRRYVAAVAGSTLYLLLGIAGATLMSLFAAFPTALIAALAGLALYGAISEALARSLAEPAERDAGLFTFLVTASGVAFLGLSAAFWGLLFGLLAHTLLRLRQPRTREVLRRTP; the protein is encoded by the coding sequence ATGAAAACCCTGATCAAGGACAGTTCGCTGTCCGCCATCGTCGCTGGCTGCATTGCAACGATGATCTCCTACGCCGGCCCGCTGGTGATCATTTTCCATGCCGCCGAAGCGGCCGGGCTGTCTCACCAGCAGTTGTCATCCTGGGTCTGGGCCGTGTCCATGGGCAGTGCCGTGCTTGGTGCGCTGCTTAGCCTGCGCTATCGCGTGCCGGTAGTGATCGCCTGGTCGATCCCAGGGTCTGCGCTGCTGGTCACCGCCTTGCCGCAACTCGGCCTGGAACAAGCCGTGGGTGCCTACCTGGTGGCCAACCTGGTCCTGCTGCTGATCGGCATCAGCGGGGCCTTCGACCGCATCATCGCACGCCTGCCGGGGTCCATCGCTGCTGGCATGCAGGCCGGCATCCTGTTCAGTTTCGGTATCGAAGTGTTCCGCGCCTTGCCCGTGCAGCCGTTGCTGGTACTGGCGATGTTTGTCACCTACGTGCTAATGCGCCGGGTACAGCCCCGTTATGCAGTGGCTGCGGTGCTGTGCGTAGGCACCCTGGTGACCGTAGCCAGCGGTGCGTTCCGCAGCGAAGCACTGGTGCTGGAACTGGCTTCACCGCAATGGATCACCCCGCAGTTCAGCCTGCCAGCGGTGTTCAGCCTGGCGCTGCCGATGGTGCTGGTGGCGCTGACCGGGCAGTTCATGCCGGGCATGGCGGTGCTGCGCAATGCGGGTTACCCCACGCCAGCCAGCCCGTTGATCAGCGCCAGTGCCTTGGCCGGTGCCGCGCTGGCGCCATTCGGCTGCCACGGGCTGAACCTGGCGGCGGTTACCGCCAGCCTGTGCACTGGCCCGGAGGCCCATGAAAACCCACGGCGGCGCTATGTGGCAGCGGTGGCTGGCAGCACGCTGTACCTGCTGCTGGGCATTGCCGGTGCCACGTTGATGTCGCTGTTTGCAGCCTTTCCCACCGCGCTGATCGCTGCCCTGGCCGGGTTGGCCTTGTATGGCGCGATCAGCGAAGCCTTGGCCCGCAGCCTGGCAGAGCCCGCCGAGCGCGATGCAGGGCTGTTCACGTTCCTGGTCACTGCTTCGGGGGTGGCCTTCCTTGGCTTGTCGGCGGCGTTCTGGGGGCTGTTGTTCGGCCTGCTGGCCCACACGCTGCTCAGGTTGCGCCAGCCACGAACCCGGGAGGTGCTGCGCCGTACCCCATGA
- the catA_2 gene encoding Catechol 1,2-dioxygenase (*Name catA_2): MTVNISHTAEVQQFFEEAAGFGNDEGSPRLKRIVQRVLQDTARLIEDLQVSEDEFWHAVDYLNRLGGRGEAGLLVAGLGIEHFLDLLQDAKDQQAGLAGGTPRTIEGPLYVAGAPIAQGEVRMDDGSEDGVATPMYLQGQVFDPQGQPLAGATVDLWHANTRGTYSFFDQSQSAYNLRRRIVTDAEGRYRARSIVPSGYGCDPQGPTQECLDLLGRHGQRPAHVHFFISAPGHRHLTTQINLSGDKYLWDDFAYATRDGLVGEVVFVEGEAGRHAELKFDFQLQQAQGSADEQRSGRPRALQEA, translated from the coding sequence ATGACCGTGAACATTTCCCACACTGCCGAGGTACAGCAGTTTTTCGAAGAGGCCGCAGGCTTTGGCAACGATGAAGGCAGCCCGCGCCTGAAACGCATTGTGCAACGCGTGCTGCAAGACACCGCGCGGCTGATCGAAGACCTGCAGGTTAGCGAAGACGAGTTCTGGCATGCCGTCGACTACCTCAACCGCCTGGGTGGGCGCGGTGAGGCCGGGCTGCTGGTGGCGGGCCTGGGCATCGAGCACTTCCTCGACCTGTTGCAGGACGCCAAGGACCAGCAGGCAGGGCTTGCAGGTGGAACGCCACGCACCATCGAAGGCCCGCTGTATGTGGCGGGCGCGCCTATCGCCCAAGGTGAGGTGCGCATGGACGATGGCAGCGAAGATGGCGTGGCCACACCGATGTATCTGCAAGGGCAGGTGTTCGACCCGCAAGGCCAGCCGCTGGCAGGTGCCACGGTCGACCTTTGGCACGCCAATACCCGTGGCACCTATTCGTTCTTTGACCAGAGCCAGTCCGCCTACAACCTGCGCCGTCGCATCGTCACCGATGCCGAAGGCCGCTACCGTGCGCGCTCCATCGTACCGTCGGGCTACGGCTGCGACCCGCAGGGGCCAACCCAGGAATGCCTGGACCTGCTGGGCCGCCATGGCCAACGCCCGGCGCACGTGCACTTTTTCATCTCGGCACCGGGGCATCGGCACCTGACCACGCAGATCAACCTGTCAGGGGACAAGTACCTGTGGGATGACTTTGCCTATGCCACGCGGGATGGGCTGGTGGGGGAGGTGGTGTTTGTCGAGGGCGAAGCGGGGCGGCATGCCGAGCTGAAGTTCGACTTCCAGTTGCAGCAGGCCCAGGGCAGCGCGGATGAGCAACGCAGCGGCCGGCCTCGGGCTTTGCAGGAGGCCTGA